One genomic region from Rosa rugosa chromosome 1, drRosRugo1.1, whole genome shotgun sequence encodes:
- the LOC133724616 gene encoding membrane-associated 30 kDa protein, chloroplastic-like isoform X2 produces the protein MATKSQIFTGLTMASTTPASSFQASSSSSSSSSTSLSMVRRPLAASFFNGGAGALRVEVIRVAPSYKRHKFRQRGGALGARMNLFDRFARVLKSYANAIISSFEDPEKILEQAVLEMNDDLTKMRQATAQVLASQKRLENKYKAAQQASEEWYRKAQLALKKGEEDLAREALKRRKSFADNANSLKTQLDQQKGVVDNLVSNTKLLENKIQEARSKKDTLKARAQSAKTANKVSEMVGNVNTSSALSAFEKMEEKVLTLESQAEALGQLTTDDLEGKMYAGSQ, from the exons atggCCACAAAATCGCAGATATTTACAGGATTGACAATGGCGTCAACAACGCCCGCGTCTTCATTCcaagcctcttcttcttcatcatcatcatcctccaccAGTCTCTCTATGGTCAGGAGACCTCTCGCGGCCTCCTTCTTTAATGGTGGAG cGGGAGCTCTGAGAGTTGAAGTGATTAGGGTCGCTCCTTCCTATAAGAGACATAAGTTTAGACAACGTGGAGGTGCTCTTGGTGCCCGTATGAACCTTTTTGATCGGTTTGCTAGAGTTTTGAAG TCATATGCAAATGCAATCATAAGTTCCTTTGAAGATCCTGAGAAAATCTTGGAGCAAGCAGTCCTTGAAATGAATGATGACTTGACGAAGATGCGTCAGGCCACAGCACAA GTATTGGCATCTCAAAAACGGTTGGAAAATAAGTATAAAGCTGCGCAACAAGCTTCTGAGGAATG GTACCGAAAAGCACAATTAGCTCTTAAAAAAGGAGAGGAGGATCTTGCACGTGAAGCTCTGAAGAGGCGTAAATCTTTTGCG GATAATGCTAATTCTTTGAAGACTCAACTTGATCAACAAAAAGGTGTTGTTGATAATCTTGTCTCTAATACAAAG CTTTTAGAGAACAAGATACAAGAAGCAAGGTCGAAAAAAGATACCCTCAAAGCACGTGCTCAGTCTGCAAA GACTGCTAATAAAGTGAGTGAGATGGTGGGGAATGTTAATACAAGTAGTGCCCTTTCCGCTTTTGAAAAGATGGAAGAGAAAG tcTTAACACTGGAATCCCAAGCAGAAGCTCTTGGCCAGTTAACTACAGATGATCTAGAAGGAAAG atgtaTGCAGGATCCCAATGA
- the LOC133724616 gene encoding membrane-associated 30 kDa protein, chloroplastic-like isoform X1 encodes MATKSQIFTGLTMASTTPASSFQASSSSSSSSSTSLSMVRRPLAASFFNGGAGALRVEVIRVAPSYKRHKFRQRGGALGARMNLFDRFARVLKSYANAIISSFEDPEKILEQAVLEMNDDLTKMRQATAQVLASQKRLENKYKAAQQASEEWYRKAQLALKKGEEDLAREALKRRKSFADNANSLKTQLDQQKGVVDNLVSNTKLLENKIQEARSKKDTLKARAQSAKTANKVSEMVGNVNTSSALSAFEKMEEKVLTLESQAEALGQLTTDDLEGKFAMLESSSVDDDLANLKKELSGSSKKGELPAGRTVAPSNKAYPFKDSEIEMELNELRRKAKDF; translated from the exons atggCCACAAAATCGCAGATATTTACAGGATTGACAATGGCGTCAACAACGCCCGCGTCTTCATTCcaagcctcttcttcttcatcatcatcatcctccaccAGTCTCTCTATGGTCAGGAGACCTCTCGCGGCCTCCTTCTTTAATGGTGGAG cGGGAGCTCTGAGAGTTGAAGTGATTAGGGTCGCTCCTTCCTATAAGAGACATAAGTTTAGACAACGTGGAGGTGCTCTTGGTGCCCGTATGAACCTTTTTGATCGGTTTGCTAGAGTTTTGAAG TCATATGCAAATGCAATCATAAGTTCCTTTGAAGATCCTGAGAAAATCTTGGAGCAAGCAGTCCTTGAAATGAATGATGACTTGACGAAGATGCGTCAGGCCACAGCACAA GTATTGGCATCTCAAAAACGGTTGGAAAATAAGTATAAAGCTGCGCAACAAGCTTCTGAGGAATG GTACCGAAAAGCACAATTAGCTCTTAAAAAAGGAGAGGAGGATCTTGCACGTGAAGCTCTGAAGAGGCGTAAATCTTTTGCG GATAATGCTAATTCTTTGAAGACTCAACTTGATCAACAAAAAGGTGTTGTTGATAATCTTGTCTCTAATACAAAG CTTTTAGAGAACAAGATACAAGAAGCAAGGTCGAAAAAAGATACCCTCAAAGCACGTGCTCAGTCTGCAAA GACTGCTAATAAAGTGAGTGAGATGGTGGGGAATGTTAATACAAGTAGTGCCCTTTCCGCTTTTGAAAAGATGGAAGAGAAAG tcTTAACACTGGAATCCCAAGCAGAAGCTCTTGGCCAGTTAACTACAGATGATCTAGAAGGAAAG TTTGCAATGCTAGAGAGCTCTTCTGTTGATGATGATCTTGCAAACTTGAAGAAAGAACTGTCTGGTAGTTCAAAG AAAGGAGAGCTTCCGGCTGGAAGAACTGTTGCTCCATCGAACAAGGCATATCCATTTAAGGATTCTGAGATTGAGATGGAGCTTAATGAATTAAGACGGAAAGCCAAGGACTTCTAG